Proteins from one Pseudoliparis swirei isolate HS2019 ecotype Mariana Trench chromosome 22, NWPU_hadal_v1, whole genome shotgun sequence genomic window:
- the LOC130188009 gene encoding glycoprotein endo-alpha-1,2-mannosidase-like protein, translated as MARPRRKACVALFLFTLFVFGTMMGLRTLKPDDGFSDLAPGSELLPMIAAGKMDRRSVSRDATASPDQARPAGSDTKAVLSNSGPEGMIFYDVHIFYYTWYGTPNMDGKYSHWDHILVPHWDPKIASSYPRGRHMPPQDIGSSFYPELNPYSSRDPDVLESHMEQIGASAAGVLVLSWYPPGLADDNGEPVEDLVPDVLDAAYRHNLKVAFHIQPYIGRNDQSVHDNIKYIIDRYGDHGAFYTFISSTGKSLPLFYIYDTYLTPPESWSEFLTPTGTHSVRGSSYDAVFIALIVEERHKHDILAGGFDGMYTYFASNGFSFGSSHQNWKAIKAFCDANDLLFIPSVGPGYVDTSIRPWNNHNMRNRVNGRYYETALQAALNARPEVVTITSFNEWHEGTQIERATPKKTVTRVYLDYQPHGPDHYLELTRRWVEQFNKEKEQWLV; from the exons ATGGCAAGGCCACGCAGGAAAGCGTGCGTGGCTCTGTTTCTCTTCACGCTGTTCGTCTTTGGGACCATGATGGGACTGAGGACCCTGAAGCCCGACGACGGCTTCTCGGATCTGGCTCCGGGCTCGGAGTTGTTGCCGATGATAGCGGCGGGGAAGATGGACCGGCGCTCCGTGTCCCGTGACGCCACCGCGTCCCCGGATCAAGCCCGTCCGGCTGGCAGCGACACTAAAGCAGTTTTGTCCAACTCCGGCCCCGAGGGGATGATATTTTATGATGTTCATATATTTTACTACACCTGGTACGGCACTCCTAACATGGACGGCAAATACAGCCATTGGGACCACATCCTGGTTCCACACTGGGACCCCAAAATCGCATCTAGCTACCCGAGAGGAAGACACATGCCGCCGCAGGACATCGGCTCCAGTTTCTACCCCGAACTCAATCCGTACAGCTCGAGGGACCCGGACGTGTTGGAGTCCCACATGGAGCAGATAGGAGCATCTGCAGCAG GGGTTCTGGTCCTGTCCTGGTATCCTCCCGGCTTGGCTGATGACAACGGGGAACCCGTTGAGGATTTGGTACCAGATGTGCTGGATGCTGCATATAGACACAACCTCAAG GTCGCATTTCACATCCAACCATACATAGGGCGAAACGACCAGAGTGTGCATGACAACATCAAGTACATCATCGACAG GTACGGTGACCACGGAGCCTTCTACACGTTTATCTCCAGCACAGGGAAGAGCCTTCCTCTGTTTTACATCTACGACACCTACCTGACTCCTCCAGAGTCCTGGTCGGAGTTCCTGACTCCCACCGGCACCCACAGCGTGCGCGGCTCTTCCTACGACGCCGTCTTCATCGCCCTGATCGTGGAGGAGCGCCACAAGCACGACATCCTCGCCGGCGGCTTCGACGGCATGTACACCTACTTCGCCTCCAACGGCTTCTCCTTCGGCTCGTCTCACCAGAACTGGAAGGCCATCAAAGCGTTCTGCGACGCCAAcgatctcctcttcatcccgaGCGTCGGCCCGGGTTACGTCGACACCAGCATCCGGCCGTGGAACAACCACAACATGCGCAACCGGGTGAACGGCCGCTACTACGAGACGGCCCTGCAGGCGGCGCTGAACGCGAGGCCGGAGGTCGTCACCATCACGTCTTTCAACGAGTGGCACGAGGGGACGCAGATAGAGCGGGCGACGCCCAAGAAAACCGTGACCCGCGTGTACTTGGACTATCAGCCGCACGGACCCGACCACTACCTGGAGCTGACCCGCCGCTGGGTGGAGCAGTTCAACAAAGAGAAGGAGCAGTGGCTCGTGTGA